The proteins below are encoded in one region of Paraburkholderia phenazinium:
- a CDS encoding helix-turn-helix domain-containing protein — MVPPLDKKAAAALAMGSKIRALRQRLKRTLDETAKAAGISKPFLSQVERGQATPSLTSLVGIAQALGVTVQYFVETPTEAKSVCRGDELKFFGFADSANLFGRLTNLSVDRKLEAILVKMPAGQQPSEVTTHAGEEFLYVMSGQIALTLEGTTFVLQAGDTAHYESTVPHAWANTAGEETVLVWVGTPRLF; from the coding sequence ATGGTTCCGCCACTCGATAAGAAGGCCGCAGCCGCACTCGCAATGGGCAGCAAGATTCGCGCGTTGCGACAACGGCTTAAGCGCACGTTAGATGAAACGGCAAAAGCGGCTGGTATCTCGAAGCCGTTCCTGTCGCAAGTGGAACGAGGGCAGGCCACGCCGTCTCTCACGTCGCTAGTCGGCATTGCCCAGGCACTCGGCGTCACGGTGCAGTACTTCGTGGAAACGCCGACCGAAGCGAAGTCGGTGTGCCGCGGAGATGAACTGAAATTTTTTGGGTTTGCCGATTCGGCGAACCTGTTCGGCAGGCTGACGAACCTGTCGGTCGACCGGAAGCTGGAAGCGATTCTGGTGAAGATGCCAGCCGGCCAGCAACCGTCGGAAGTGACGACGCACGCAGGAGAAGAGTTTTTGTATGTGATGAGCGGACAGATTGCTCTGACGCTCGAAGGTACGACGTTCGTGTTGCAGGCCGGTGACACCGCGCACTACGAGTCAACGGTCCCGCACGCATGGGCTAATACCGCGGGCGAAGAGACGGTGCTCGTCTGGGTAGGCACACCAAGATTATTTTAG
- the uvrA gene encoding excinuclease ABC subunit UvrA, whose translation MSSTGKIRIRGARQHNLKNLDLDLQTGEMTVVTGPSGSGKSSLVFDTLYAEGQRRYVETFSAYARQFLDRMDRPQVDRVDGVPPAIAIDQTNPVRSSRSTVGTMTELNDHLKLLYARAAELFDRKTAQPVRHDSPETIYGDLAARTAADDPRLVVTFPVELPESATEEEVAQWLSASGYTRVQAQREVQSSTGPRKLLDVVADRFRLSAVEKGRAVEAIEASLKRGGGRVNVYVLPQASEESAEAEPQIWRFSTGLHNPDSDLRYADPQPALFSFNSAYGACETCRGFGRVIGVDLGLVIPDERKTLRGGAIKPMQTPAWKECQDDLMRYAAKAGIPRDTAWSALTQPQRDWVINGSPDWNGKWQSHWYGVKRFFEYLESKAYKMHIRVLLSKYRSYTPCEVCGGARLKTESLLWRLGTKVNADAVLEPVQRFLPRGVDWNRAQLEALPGLTVHDLMLLPIERIRRFFDNLNLPSALLDDALKLLLAEVRTRLKYLCDVGLGYLTLDRQSRTLSGGEVQRINLTTALGTSLTKTLFVLDEPSIGLHPRDLNRIVEAMHRLRDAGNTLVVVEHDPSVMLAADRLIDMGPGPGERGGTIIFDGVPEDIRSSGTLTGEYLGGHRHVADVSLWSSRPVTKETPRIVLEGASQHNLQDVTVEIPLQRLVCVTGVSGSGKSTLIQDVLYPALARHLGVATESPGAFRRLLGADQVNEVVFVDQSPIGKTARSNPASYVGAFDEIRKLFAKVPLAQQRGYGPGMFSFNSGDGRCPTCGGSGFEHIEMQFLSDVYLRCPDCDGRRYRAELLEVKIERGTPARALSIADVLELTVSEATAYFAGDAEVLRVLKPIVDVGLEYVKLGQPVPTLSGGEAQRLKLAGFLAEAAQAKTARSAKQATAVRLFMFDEPTTGLHFDDIAKLMQAFGKLLAGGHSLIVIEHNLDVIRAADWLIDLGPEGGDGGGRVLCAGTPEQVKRCAESYTGQALLQYDAAMDAAADPAAQGMPLQKALTAARARRAVEGEDVVRIVNAREHNLKSLDVDIPHGKFNVITGVSGSGKSTLAFDILFHEGQRRYLESLNAYARSIVQPAGRPEVDAVYGIPPTVAIEQRLSRGGRKSTVATTSEVWHFLRLLYVKLGLQHCIHDGTPVTAQSVESIAAQLLRDHKGQHVGFLAPLVVNRKGVYTDLAKWAKARGNSHLRVDGEFLPVDPWPKLDRFREHTIELPVADVVVSADNEAELRRLLDETLEIGKGVMHLLAPLDGLQNALKSGSATARLGTVKVLSTKRACPVCGTSYPELDPRMFSYNSKHGWCTTCVGTGLALTREQRAAYDDTVVAEDGRGREQSLPSEEQEPEGVVDEPCPDCHGTRLNPTARAVTFEAQAIVDVAQWTVSDTRRWVDALDLTGRDADIARDVVSEIGSRLQFLEEVGLGYLSLDRAAPSLSGGEAQRIRLAAQLGSNLQGVCYVLDEPTIGLHPRDNQILLNALRKLGEKGNTLVVVEHDEDTIRRADHIIDIGPGAGKRGGTLVAQGSVADLSAQSDSLTGQFLANPIVHPLQPRRTVKPKVKSAAAVPEQWLTVHGGKLHNLRNVTVGLPLARLVAVTGVSGSGKSTLARDVLMANLLDAVGRSVLSSPATRRARKAAQDEPAANRRSSVLARSAPRTQLNVTHAWQGCDAVTGWESIDRVLEVDQTPIGKTPRSCPATYIGVWDAIRKLFAGTLEARARGYTASRFSFNTGEGRCPACEGQGVRTIGMSFLPDVKVPCDVCHGQRFNPETLAVTWRGKNIGDVLTMEIDEAVEFFAPITNIAHPLQLMKDVGLGYLTLGQPSPTLSGGEAQRIKLVTELSKVRDDITRRGQKAPHTLYVLDEPTVGLHMADVARLIRVLHRLVDGGHSVVVIEHDLDVIAEADWIIDLGPEGGVGGGSIVAATDPEGLVRVRESHTGAALRPVLARGVKREAAVPVEAGEGTHG comes from the coding sequence TTGTCATCTACAGGAAAAATCCGCATTCGCGGAGCGCGTCAGCACAACCTCAAGAACCTCGATCTCGACCTGCAGACAGGCGAGATGACGGTCGTAACGGGGCCTTCGGGGTCCGGCAAGTCGAGCCTCGTGTTCGACACGCTGTACGCGGAAGGGCAGCGACGCTATGTCGAAACGTTCAGCGCGTATGCGCGGCAGTTCCTCGACCGCATGGACCGGCCGCAGGTAGACCGTGTCGACGGCGTGCCGCCGGCCATCGCGATCGACCAGACCAATCCCGTGCGCAGTTCGCGCTCCACAGTCGGCACGATGACCGAGCTCAACGATCATCTGAAGCTGCTGTATGCGCGCGCGGCCGAACTGTTCGATCGCAAGACGGCTCAGCCCGTGCGGCACGATTCGCCTGAGACGATCTATGGCGATCTGGCCGCGCGCACGGCGGCGGACGATCCGCGCCTTGTAGTGACGTTCCCGGTCGAATTGCCTGAGTCCGCCACCGAAGAAGAGGTCGCGCAATGGCTCTCCGCGAGCGGCTATACGCGCGTGCAGGCGCAGCGCGAGGTGCAGTCGTCCACTGGCCCGCGCAAGCTGCTCGACGTCGTGGCCGACCGCTTCCGTCTGAGCGCGGTCGAGAAGGGCCGTGCCGTCGAAGCCATTGAAGCGTCGCTGAAGCGCGGCGGCGGACGTGTGAACGTCTATGTGCTGCCGCAAGCGTCGGAAGAGTCCGCCGAAGCCGAGCCGCAGATCTGGCGTTTTTCCACTGGCTTGCACAACCCGGACAGCGACCTGCGCTACGCCGATCCGCAGCCCGCGCTGTTTTCGTTTAACTCCGCCTATGGGGCGTGCGAAACCTGCCGCGGCTTTGGCCGCGTGATCGGCGTCGATCTGGGCCTGGTGATTCCCGACGAGCGCAAGACCTTGCGCGGCGGCGCGATCAAGCCTATGCAAACGCCGGCCTGGAAGGAGTGTCAGGATGACCTCATGCGCTACGCGGCCAAGGCTGGCATCCCGCGTGACACGGCCTGGTCCGCTTTGACCCAGCCGCAGCGCGATTGGGTCATCAACGGCTCGCCCGACTGGAACGGCAAGTGGCAGAGCCACTGGTACGGTGTGAAGCGCTTCTTCGAATACCTCGAATCGAAAGCGTACAAGATGCACATCCGCGTGCTGCTGTCGAAATACCGCAGCTACACGCCGTGCGAGGTCTGCGGCGGTGCGCGTCTGAAGACCGAATCGCTGCTGTGGCGTCTCGGCACGAAGGTCAATGCGGACGCCGTGCTGGAACCGGTGCAGCGCTTCCTGCCACGCGGCGTGGACTGGAATCGCGCGCAACTCGAAGCGCTGCCAGGTCTGACGGTGCACGATCTGATGCTGCTGCCCATCGAGCGTATCCGGCGCTTCTTCGACAACCTCAACCTCCCGAGCGCGCTGCTCGACGATGCTCTAAAGCTGCTGCTCGCCGAGGTACGCACGCGCCTGAAGTATCTGTGCGATGTCGGGCTCGGCTACCTGACGCTGGATCGCCAGAGCCGCACGTTGTCGGGCGGCGAGGTGCAGCGTATCAACCTTACGACGGCGCTCGGCACGTCGCTCACCAAAACGCTGTTCGTGCTCGACGAGCCGAGCATCGGGCTGCATCCGCGCGATCTGAACCGCATCGTGGAAGCGATGCACCGTTTGCGTGATGCGGGCAACACGCTGGTGGTGGTCGAGCACGATCCGTCGGTGATGCTGGCGGCGGACCGGTTGATCGACATGGGCCCCGGTCCGGGTGAGCGCGGCGGCACGATCATTTTTGACGGCGTCCCCGAAGACATCCGCTCGTCGGGCACGCTAACGGGCGAGTATCTCGGCGGACACCGCCACGTGGCCGATGTCTCGCTCTGGTCGAGCCGGCCGGTCACGAAGGAGACGCCGCGCATCGTGCTGGAAGGCGCGAGCCAGCACAATCTGCAGGACGTGACCGTCGAAATTCCGTTGCAACGCCTCGTGTGCGTTACCGGCGTTTCAGGCTCCGGCAAATCGACACTGATCCAGGACGTTCTGTATCCGGCGCTGGCGCGTCATCTCGGCGTCGCGACGGAATCGCCCGGTGCGTTCCGGCGTCTGCTCGGCGCCGATCAGGTGAACGAGGTCGTGTTCGTCGACCAGTCGCCGATCGGCAAGACGGCGCGCTCGAACCCCGCGAGTTATGTGGGCGCGTTCGACGAGATCCGCAAGCTGTTTGCCAAGGTGCCGCTCGCACAGCAACGCGGCTACGGTCCGGGCATGTTCAGCTTCAACTCGGGCGACGGCCGCTGCCCGACTTGCGGCGGCTCGGGCTTCGAGCACATCGAGATGCAGTTCCTGAGCGACGTCTATCTGCGTTGCCCGGATTGCGATGGTCGTCGTTATCGCGCCGAACTGCTCGAAGTGAAGATCGAGCGCGGCACGCCGGCGCGTGCGTTGAGCATCGCCGACGTGCTGGAGTTGACCGTCAGCGAGGCAACCGCGTACTTCGCCGGGGATGCGGAAGTGCTGCGCGTGCTGAAGCCGATCGTCGACGTGGGTCTTGAATATGTGAAACTGGGCCAGCCGGTGCCTACCTTGTCGGGCGGCGAAGCGCAGCGGCTCAAGCTGGCCGGCTTCCTCGCCGAGGCGGCGCAGGCGAAGACCGCGCGCAGCGCGAAGCAGGCAACCGCAGTGCGGCTCTTCATGTTCGACGAGCCGACCACGGGGCTGCATTTCGACGACATCGCCAAGCTGATGCAGGCGTTCGGCAAACTGCTGGCGGGCGGCCATTCCTTGATCGTGATCGAGCATAACCTCGACGTGATCCGCGCGGCCGACTGGCTGATCGATCTCGGGCCGGAAGGCGGCGACGGCGGCGGCCGGGTGCTGTGCGCGGGCACGCCGGAACAGGTCAAGCGCTGCGCCGAGTCGTACACCGGCCAGGCGCTGCTTCAGTACGACGCGGCCATGGATGCGGCGGCAGATCCTGCCGCGCAAGGCATGCCGCTGCAAAAGGCGTTGACCGCGGCGCGTGCGCGTCGTGCCGTGGAAGGCGAGGACGTGGTGCGCATCGTCAACGCGCGTGAGCACAACCTGAAATCGCTCGACGTCGATATCCCGCATGGCAAGTTCAACGTAATCACGGGCGTGTCCGGTTCGGGCAAGTCGACGCTCGCGTTCGACATCCTGTTCCATGAGGGGCAGCGCCGTTACCTGGAGTCGCTCAACGCCTATGCGCGTTCGATCGTGCAGCCGGCAGGGCGTCCCGAAGTCGACGCGGTGTATGGCATTCCGCCGACCGTGGCCATCGAGCAGCGCCTCTCGCGCGGCGGCCGCAAGAGTACTGTGGCGACCACCTCGGAAGTCTGGCATTTCTTGCGGCTGCTGTACGTCAAGCTCGGACTGCAACATTGCATCCACGACGGCACACCGGTCACGGCACAGAGCGTGGAATCGATCGCAGCGCAGTTGCTACGTGACCACAAGGGGCAACACGTCGGCTTCCTCGCACCGCTGGTGGTGAACCGCAAAGGCGTCTATACCGATCTCGCCAAATGGGCGAAGGCGCGTGGCAATTCCCATCTGCGAGTGGACGGCGAGTTCCTGCCGGTCGACCCGTGGCCCAAGCTCGACCGTTTTCGCGAGCACACGATCGAGTTGCCGGTGGCCGACGTCGTCGTGTCCGCTGACAACGAAGCGGAGTTGCGCCGCCTGCTCGACGAAACGCTCGAAATCGGCAAGGGCGTGATGCATTTGCTCGCGCCGCTCGACGGCCTGCAGAACGCGTTGAAGAGCGGCAGCGCCACCGCAAGGCTAGGGACGGTGAAGGTGCTGTCCACCAAGCGCGCCTGTCCGGTGTGCGGCACGAGCTATCCGGAACTGGACCCGCGGATGTTCTCGTACAACAGCAAGCATGGCTGGTGTACGACCTGCGTCGGCACAGGCCTCGCACTCACGCGCGAGCAACGCGCAGCCTACGACGATACGGTGGTCGCCGAAGACGGCCGCGGCCGGGAGCAGAGCTTGCCCTCGGAAGAGCAGGAACCGGAAGGCGTAGTCGACGAACCGTGTCCGGATTGCCACGGCACGCGCCTGAATCCGACCGCGCGGGCGGTGACCTTCGAGGCCCAGGCGATCGTCGACGTTGCGCAATGGACGGTGAGCGACACGCGCCGCTGGGTAGACGCGCTGGACCTGACGGGCCGCGACGCGGACATTGCCCGCGACGTCGTAAGCGAGATCGGCAGCCGGCTGCAGTTTCTCGAGGAAGTGGGGCTTGGCTATCTGAGCCTCGACCGCGCGGCACCGAGCCTGTCGGGCGGCGAGGCGCAACGCATCCGGCTGGCGGCGCAACTGGGCAGCAACCTGCAAGGGGTCTGCTACGTACTCGACGAGCCGACCATCGGTCTCCATCCGCGCGACAACCAGATTCTGCTGAACGCGCTGCGCAAGCTCGGCGAGAAGGGTAATACGCTGGTCGTCGTCGAGCATGACGAGGACACCATCCGGCGTGCCGACCACATCATCGATATTGGCCCCGGTGCGGGCAAGCGCGGTGGCACGCTGGTCGCGCAGGGCAGCGTGGCCGATCTGTCAGCGCAATCAGACTCGTTGACGGGGCAATTCCTTGCAAACCCGATCGTGCATCCGTTGCAGCCGCGCCGCACGGTGAAGCCGAAGGTCAAAAGCGCAGCGGCGGTGCCGGAGCAGTGGCTGACGGTGCATGGCGGCAAGCTGCACAACCTGCGCAATGTAACCGTGGGGTTGCCGTTGGCGCGCCTCGTGGCGGTGACGGGGGTGAGCGGCTCGGGCAAATCGACGCTCGCGCGCGACGTGCTGATGGCGAACCTGCTGGATGCCGTGGGGCGCTCCGTGCTGTCGTCGCCGGCTACCCGTCGTGCCCGCAAGGCGGCGCAAGACGAACCGGCCGCCAACCGGCGCTCGAGCGTGCTGGCCCGCAGCGCACCGCGGACGCAACTGAACGTCACGCATGCGTGGCAGGGTTGCGATGCGGTCACCGGGTGGGAGAGCATCGACCGCGTGCTAGAAGTCGACCAGACGCCAATCGGCAAAACGCCGCGTTCCTGTCCCGCTACTTATATAGGCGTATGGGATGCCATCCGTAAGCTGTTCGCTGGCACGCTGGAAGCCCGCGCTCGTGGCTATACGGCCTCGCGCTTCTCGTTCAATACAGGCGAAGGCCGCTGCCCGGCCTGTGAAGGCCAAGGCGTGCGCACCATTGGCATGAGCTTCCTGCCGGACGTGAAGGTGCCGTGCGACGTCTGTCATGGTCAGCGCTTCAATCCGGAGACGCTGGCGGTCACGTGGCGCGGCAAAAACATCGGTGACGTGCTGACCATGGAGATCGACGAGGCCGTCGAATTCTTCGCGCCCATCACGAATATCGCGCATCCGTTGCAGTTGATGAAGGATGTCGGCCTCGGCTATCTGACGCTAGGTCAGCCATCGCCGACGCTCTCGGGCGGCGAAGCGCAGCGCATCAAACTCGTCACCGAGTTGAGCAAGGTGCGCGACGACATCACACGGCGCGGCCAGAAGGCGCCGCACACACTCTATGTGCTGGACGAACCCACGGTTGGGCTGCATATGGCGGACGTGGCACGGCTGATTCGCGTGTTGCACCGGTTGGTGGACGGCGGTCATAGTGTCGTCGTCATCGAGCACGACCTGGACGTGATCGCCGAGGCCGACTGGATCATCGACCTCGGCCCGGAAGGGGGAGTCGGCGGCGGCTCGATTGTCGCGGCGACGGATCCGGAGGGGCTTGTGCGCGTTCGAGAAAGCCACACCGGGGCAGCGCTGCGCCCGGTGTTGGCGCGTGGCGTCAAACGCGAGGCGGCCGTACCGGTCGAGGCCGGCGAAGGCACCCACGGTTGA
- a CDS encoding single-stranded DNA-binding protein has translation MIDGLVGGRLYGEAQIRTGQNGKRFVTCKVRATTGDGDTLFVNVIAFDDEVQTGLLALSDADSVALSGALTPKVWTDKNGLVKPALDMVAHGLLSAYHVRRKRAAMGSEAPQEDGAHLDDPL, from the coding sequence ATGATCGATGGACTGGTAGGCGGGCGGCTCTATGGAGAAGCCCAGATCCGCACTGGACAGAACGGCAAGCGTTTTGTGACGTGCAAGGTGCGTGCGACCACCGGTGACGGCGATACGCTGTTCGTCAACGTGATTGCGTTCGACGACGAGGTGCAGACGGGCTTGCTCGCGCTAAGCGATGCGGATAGCGTGGCCTTGAGCGGTGCGCTGACGCCGAAGGTCTGGACTGACAAGAACGGGCTCGTGAAACCAGCACTCGACATGGTGGCGCATGGTCTGCTGAGCGCGTATCACGTGCGGCGCAAGCGGGCGGCGATGGGTTCAGAGGCGCCGCAAGAGGATGGCGCGCATCTGGACGATCCGCTTTGA
- a CDS encoding SDR family NAD(P)-dependent oxidoreductase produces MDLQLKGKLALVSGSTAGIGLAIASALAQEGARVIVNGRKQEAVDEVVAQLKSSTGGDVLGFAGDLSKADVANELARRYPDVEILVNNLGIFEPKPFEEIPDEDWQRFFDVNVLSGVRLARLYLPSMKRANWGRIIFISSESGLQIPVEMVHYGVTKTAQIAVARGIAESVAGTGITVNTVLPGPTKSRGVGDFVDGLAKADGKTSGQVEKEFFEHVRPTSLIKRFASTEEVASLVAYVASPLASATTGAALRVDGGVVKSAF; encoded by the coding sequence ATGGATCTGCAACTGAAAGGCAAACTGGCGCTGGTGAGCGGCAGCACTGCCGGCATTGGCCTCGCCATTGCCAGCGCTCTGGCGCAGGAAGGCGCGCGCGTGATCGTCAACGGACGCAAGCAGGAAGCGGTGGATGAAGTGGTCGCACAACTGAAATCGAGCACAGGTGGGGACGTGCTGGGTTTCGCCGGCGACCTCAGCAAGGCCGACGTGGCTAACGAACTCGCGCGGCGCTATCCGGATGTGGAGATTCTCGTCAACAATCTCGGCATTTTCGAGCCGAAGCCATTCGAAGAGATCCCGGATGAGGACTGGCAGCGCTTTTTCGATGTCAACGTGCTGAGCGGAGTGCGTCTGGCGCGGCTCTACCTGCCGTCGATGAAGCGGGCCAACTGGGGGCGTATCATTTTCATCTCGAGCGAGAGCGGGCTGCAGATTCCCGTCGAAATGGTCCACTATGGTGTAACCAAGACGGCGCAGATTGCGGTGGCGCGCGGCATTGCGGAATCTGTCGCGGGCACCGGCATTACCGTCAATACCGTGCTGCCGGGTCCGACCAAATCGCGCGGAGTGGGCGACTTCGTCGACGGTCTTGCCAAGGCCGACGGCAAAACGTCCGGGCAGGTCGAGAAGGAGTTCTTCGAACACGTGCGGCCGACTTCGCTGATCAAGCGCTTTGCTTCGACCGAGGAAGTGGCCTCGCTGGTGGCGTATGTTGCGAGTCCGCTGGCATCGGCGACGACCGGCGCTGCATTGCGCGTCGACGGCGGCGTGGTGAAGAGCGCGTTTTAA
- a CDS encoding LysR family transcriptional regulator translates to MATDRLGDMQLFVEAAAAGSLSAAGRKLGLSPAAASARLLKLEAALHARLFERTTRQLRVTDEGRLYLQHCRIALQAIEDAEAALQAGQNQVRGKLRISATSDFGRNLLYHWLHEFSSLHPEVSYALSLSDSVSNLLQEDIDLAIRFGLPLDSSLVARRLAPNRRVLCASPDYVARHGEPKTPADLANHRFIVLVTAAGPLNEFRFAQDDERVTYTVPIERSWETNDGALARAWALAGHGIVHKSIWDIAADVRAGTLTILLPDWCTNEAGVHALFHGNRYMAPRVRALLDFLVARFEQAADELLGDLAHLPERLQKDLSRKR, encoded by the coding sequence ATGGCAACCGATCGACTCGGCGATATGCAGCTATTCGTTGAAGCAGCAGCAGCCGGCAGCCTGTCGGCGGCCGGCCGCAAACTGGGCCTCTCGCCGGCTGCCGCCAGCGCGAGGCTTCTCAAGCTCGAGGCAGCATTGCACGCGCGCCTTTTCGAGCGCACCACCCGCCAGTTGCGCGTAACCGATGAAGGGCGGCTCTATCTGCAACACTGCCGTATCGCGCTGCAAGCCATCGAAGATGCCGAAGCCGCTCTCCAGGCGGGACAAAACCAGGTGCGCGGCAAGCTGCGGATTTCGGCCACCTCCGATTTCGGTCGCAACCTGCTGTATCACTGGCTCCACGAATTCAGCTCGCTGCACCCGGAGGTGAGCTATGCGCTCAGCTTGTCGGATTCGGTCTCGAACCTGCTGCAGGAAGACATCGATCTGGCGATCCGTTTCGGCCTGCCGCTCGACAGCTCGCTGGTGGCACGCCGCCTCGCGCCGAACCGGCGCGTGTTGTGCGCGTCGCCGGACTACGTGGCGCGGCATGGCGAACCGAAAACACCGGCTGACCTCGCCAATCACCGCTTCATCGTGCTGGTGACAGCGGCCGGACCGCTGAACGAATTCCGCTTCGCACAGGACGACGAGCGCGTGACCTACACGGTGCCCATCGAACGGTCCTGGGAAACCAACGACGGCGCGCTTGCGCGAGCGTGGGCGCTGGCAGGTCATGGCATCGTCCACAAGTCGATCTGGGATATCGCGGCGGACGTGCGCGCCGGCACGCTGACCATCCTGCTGCCGGACTGGTGCACCAACGAGGCGGGCGTCCACGCGCTATTCCACGGCAACCGCTATATGGCGCCGCGCGTGCGTGCGCTGCTGGACTTCCTGGTCGCGCGTTTTGAGCAGGCCGCTGACGAACTGCTCGGCGATCTCGCGCACTTGCCGGAGCGCCTGCAAAAAGACCTGTCCCGCAAGCGCTGA
- a CDS encoding LysR family transcriptional regulator — translation MDRFEEMRVFVRIAERQSFTHASDDLQIPRATVTNLLKRMEQRLGTRLLERTTRTVRLTHDGEAHYRRCVRLIADLEEAEESFRNTAPKGLLRANLQGTLARTFVVPALPAFLAQYPQIELHLGEDDRLVDLVREGVDCVLRVGSLQDSSMVGRRVAQLSQVTVASPAYLAKYGEPGDPAVLSAHRAVNYVSSATGKALPLEFTIDEQVSAVNLGSVVSVAGADLYTGSAVAGLGIVQVPRYRVAEELKTGQLKIILQDFPPPPMPVSVLYPQSRQLSSRVRVFAQWLRDIFEAASV, via the coding sequence ATGGACCGCTTCGAGGAAATGCGGGTGTTCGTACGCATCGCCGAGCGCCAGAGCTTTACCCACGCATCGGACGATCTGCAGATTCCACGCGCCACCGTCACCAATCTGCTCAAGCGCATGGAGCAGCGGCTCGGCACGCGGCTGCTCGAGCGTACCACCCGGACGGTGCGTCTGACGCACGATGGCGAGGCCCATTACCGCCGTTGCGTGCGCCTGATTGCCGATCTGGAGGAGGCGGAGGAGTCGTTCAGGAACACTGCGCCCAAGGGTCTGTTACGGGCCAATCTGCAGGGCACGCTTGCGCGCACTTTTGTCGTGCCCGCGCTGCCGGCGTTTCTTGCGCAGTATCCGCAGATCGAACTGCACCTCGGCGAGGACGACCGGCTGGTCGACCTCGTGCGCGAGGGCGTCGATTGCGTGCTGCGGGTTGGGAGCCTGCAGGATTCGTCGATGGTGGGGCGGCGCGTCGCACAGCTTTCGCAGGTCACCGTGGCGAGCCCCGCGTATCTGGCGAAGTATGGGGAGCCGGGCGATCCGGCGGTGTTGTCGGCGCATCGTGCGGTCAATTACGTCTCAAGTGCAACCGGAAAGGCGCTGCCGCTTGAATTTACGATCGACGAGCAGGTGAGCGCGGTGAATCTCGGCTCGGTGGTGTCGGTGGCGGGCGCGGATCTTTATACCGGTAGCGCCGTGGCGGGACTGGGGATCGTGCAGGTGCCGCGCTACCGCGTGGCGGAGGAGCTGAAGACGGGACAGCTGAAGATCATTCTGCAGGACTTTCCGCCACCGCCGATGCCGGTTTCCGTGCTGTATCCGCAGAGCCGGCAGTTGTCGTCGCGGGTGCGAGTGTTTGCGCAGTGGCTGCGCGATATCTTCGAGGCGGCTAGTGTGTAG
- a CDS encoding SDR family oxidoreductase: protein MNTANNPSKVALVTGASRGIGAAVARRLASDGFSVVVNYASSSNEADALVAELKAAGAQAIAVKADVAKADEVRHMFEISEQQLGKVDVLVNNAGVLKTVPLADTSDALFDQTLNINLRGTFNTLREAAARMSDGGRIVNFSSTTLALNMPGYAVYNATKAAVEAFTHVFAKELRGRNITVNAVAPGPIATSLFLDGKTDEQIQTFAKMPPLQRLGQPDDIASVVSFLAGPDAGWVNGQILRANGGVA, encoded by the coding sequence ATGAACACCGCAAACAACCCGTCCAAAGTCGCTCTCGTCACCGGCGCTTCGCGCGGCATCGGCGCAGCTGTCGCCCGCCGTCTCGCCAGCGACGGTTTCTCCGTAGTCGTCAACTACGCATCCAGCTCGAACGAAGCCGACGCGCTGGTCGCCGAACTGAAAGCTGCAGGCGCGCAAGCGATCGCCGTGAAAGCCGACGTCGCCAAGGCCGACGAGGTACGCCACATGTTCGAGATCAGCGAACAGCAGCTCGGCAAGGTCGACGTGCTCGTGAACAACGCCGGCGTGCTGAAGACCGTGCCGCTCGCCGACACCTCGGACGCCCTGTTCGACCAGACGCTCAACATCAACCTGCGCGGCACCTTCAACACGCTGCGCGAAGCGGCGGCACGCATGAGCGACGGCGGCCGCATCGTCAACTTCTCGAGCACGACGCTCGCGCTGAACATGCCCGGCTATGCGGTCTACAACGCAACCAAAGCAGCCGTCGAAGCATTCACGCATGTGTTCGCCAAGGAACTGCGCGGCCGCAACATCACGGTGAACGCCGTGGCGCCAGGGCCGATCGCCACCTCGCTGTTCCTCGACGGTAAAACCGACGAGCAGATCCAGACCTTCGCGAAGATGCCGCCGCTGCAACGCCTCGGTCAGCCGGACGATATCGCGTCGGTCGTGTCGTTCCTCGCTGGTCCCGACGCGGGTTGGGTCAACGGTCAGATCCTGCGCGCCAACGGCGGAGTCGCTTAA